One uncultured Alphaproteobacteria bacterium genomic region harbors:
- the fucA gene encoding L-fuculose-1-phosphate aldolase (Evidence 2a : Function of homologous gene experimentally demonstrated in an other organism; PubMedId : 10821675, 11054289, 13898172, 2553671, 2661535, 2664711, 8676381; Product type e : enzyme), with protein sequence MSLPPRPLRYDLLRVASDLTRLGLNKGTAGNVSVRFEDGLLITPSGVPAARLSPALMVEIDGRGGFHGEAAPSSEWRFHRDIYAHRPDVGAVVHTHAPFCTALACQRRGIPAFHYMIAVAGGKTIRCADYATFGSQELSDAAVAALEGRRACLLANHGMIATGANLDAALKLAQEVEELAEQYWRVLQLGEPILIDDAEMDRVLEKFRSYGQPRKV encoded by the coding sequence ATGAGCCTGCCGCCGCGTCCTCTGCGTTACGATCTTCTCCGCGTCGCGTCCGATCTGACCCGCCTCGGCCTCAACAAGGGCACCGCGGGCAACGTTTCGGTGCGCTTCGAGGACGGCCTGCTGATCACGCCGTCGGGCGTGCCCGCGGCGCGGCTGTCGCCCGCGCTGATGGTCGAGATCGACGGCCGCGGCGGCTTTCATGGCGAGGCCGCGCCGTCGTCCGAATGGCGCTTCCATCGCGACATCTACGCCCATCGGCCGGACGTCGGCGCGGTGGTCCACACCCATGCGCCGTTCTGCACCGCGCTCGCCTGCCAGCGCCGCGGCATTCCCGCGTTCCACTACATGATCGCGGTGGCGGGGGGCAAAACCATCCGCTGCGCCGACTACGCCACCTTCGGCAGTCAGGAGCTTTCCGACGCCGCGGTGGCGGCGCTCGAAGGCCGCCGCGCGTGCCTGCTCGCCAATCACGGCATGATCGCCACCGGGGCGAACCTCGACGCCGCGCTCAAGCTCGCGCAGGAGGTCGAGGAACTGGCGGAGCAATATTGGCGGGTACTGCAACTCGGCGAGCCGATTCTCATCGACGATGCCGAGATGGACCGGGTGCTGGAGAAATTCCGCTCCTACGGTCAACCGCGTAAAGTGTAG
- the mtnA gene encoding Methylthioribose-1-phosphate isomerase: protein MKVGGIPTRTIWPADDGKTVEIIDQTLLPHDFDVVKLATVEEAARAISTMQVRGAPLIGAAAAYGLALAMENDPSDEALAAAYEMLLATRPTAINLRWALDDARAVIARAEPNRRALAAWMRANEIADDDVEINHAIGVHGLGLLREIHGRKGGAGRLNVLTHCNAGWLATVDWGTALAPIYMAHDAGIPVHVWVDETRPRNQGASLTAWELGSHGVPHTVIADNAGGHLMQHGLVDACIVGTDRTTASGDVCNKIGTYLKALAAHDNGVPFFVALPGPTIDWTLTDGVAQIPIEQRAATEQSHIAGLAEDGTVKTVRLVPEGSACANYAFDVTPARLVTALVTERGVCAASAEGLLSLYPERNLA from the coding sequence ATGAAGGTCGGCGGCATCCCCACCCGCACCATCTGGCCCGCCGACGACGGCAAGACGGTCGAGATCATCGACCAGACCCTCCTGCCGCACGACTTCGACGTGGTGAAGCTCGCCACCGTGGAGGAGGCGGCGCGCGCCATCTCCACCATGCAGGTGCGCGGCGCGCCGCTGATCGGCGCCGCCGCCGCCTACGGGCTGGCGCTGGCGATGGAGAACGATCCCTCGGACGAGGCGCTCGCCGCCGCCTACGAGATGCTGCTCGCCACCCGCCCCACCGCGATCAACCTGCGCTGGGCGCTGGACGACGCGCGCGCCGTCATCGCCCGCGCCGAACCCAACCGCCGCGCGCTCGCCGCCTGGATGCGCGCCAACGAGATCGCCGACGACGACGTGGAGATCAACCACGCCATCGGCGTCCACGGTCTCGGTCTGCTGCGGGAGATCCACGGGAGGAAGGGTGGCGCCGGGCGCCTCAACGTGCTCACCCACTGCAATGCCGGGTGGCTCGCCACCGTGGACTGGGGCACCGCGCTCGCCCCCATCTACATGGCCCACGACGCGGGGATTCCCGTCCACGTGTGGGTGGACGAGACCCGGCCGCGCAACCAGGGCGCCAGCCTCACCGCCTGGGAGCTGGGCAGCCACGGCGTGCCGCACACCGTGATCGCCGACAACGCGGGCGGCCATCTGATGCAGCACGGCCTCGTCGACGCCTGCATCGTCGGCACCGACCGCACCACCGCCAGCGGCGACGTGTGCAACAAGATCGGCACCTACCTGAAGGCGCTCGCCGCGCACGACAACGGGGTGCCGTTTTTCGTCGCTCTGCCGGGGCCGACGATCGACTGGACGCTCACCGACGGCGTAGCGCAGATTCCCATCGAGCAGCGTGCCGCCACCGAACAGTCGCACATCGCGGGCCTGGCCGAGGACGGCACGGTCAAGACCGTGCGCCTAGTGCCGGAGGGCTCGGCCTGCGCCAACTACGCCTTCGACGTCACGCCGGCGCGCCTGGTGACGGCCCTCGTCACCGAGCGCGGCGTCTGCGCCGCGTCGGCCGAGGGGCTTCTTTCTCTCTATCCGGAACGGAACCTCGCATGA
- the mtnP gene encoding S-methyl-5'-thioadenosine phosphorylase: MGEAVLGIIGGSGVYDIDGLADREWRTFETPFGAPSDDLLCGTLDGQRLVFLPRHGRGHRIPPSELNFRANVHALKQAGVTDVVSISAVGSLRDDLTPGTFVIVDQFIDRTFARVKSFFETGLVAHVSMAHPVCARLGDALEQAARALALPVRRGGTYLVMEGPQFSTKAESDLYRMWGCDVIGMTNMPEAKLAREAEICYATVAMVTDYDCWHPDHDGVTVDQVVKVLLANADNARNLVKAVAPLLRHRPEACPEGCDRALDHALITAPEARDPALADKLRVVAGRVLA, translated from the coding sequence ATGGGCGAGGCGGTGCTGGGAATCATCGGCGGCTCGGGGGTTTACGACATCGACGGCCTTGCCGATCGGGAGTGGCGGACGTTCGAGACCCCGTTCGGCGCGCCGTCCGACGACCTGCTGTGCGGCACCCTCGACGGGCAGCGGCTGGTGTTCCTGCCGCGCCACGGCCGCGGCCACCGGATCCCGCCGTCGGAGCTGAATTTCCGCGCCAACGTGCACGCGCTGAAGCAGGCGGGCGTCACCGACGTGGTCTCGATCTCGGCGGTCGGCTCGCTGCGCGACGACCTGACCCCCGGCACCTTCGTGATCGTCGACCAGTTCATCGACCGCACCTTCGCGCGGGTGAAGAGCTTCTTCGAAACCGGACTGGTCGCCCACGTCTCGATGGCGCATCCGGTGTGCGCCCGCCTCGGCGACGCCCTCGAACAGGCGGCGCGCGCGCTCGCGCTTCCGGTGCGGCGCGGCGGCACCTATCTGGTGATGGAGGGGCCGCAGTTTTCGACCAAGGCGGAATCCGACCTCTACCGAATGTGGGGGTGCGACGTCATCGGCATGACCAACATGCCCGAGGCCAAGCTCGCCCGCGAGGCGGAGATCTGCTACGCCACCGTGGCGATGGTCACCGACTACGACTGCTGGCATCCCGACCACGACGGCGTCACCGTCGATCAGGTGGTGAAGGTGTTGCTGGCGAATGCCGACAACGCCCGCAATCTGGTGAAGGCGGTCGCGCCGCTGCTGCGCCATCGCCCGGAAGCCTGCCCCGAAGGCTGCGACCGCGCCCTCGACCATGCCCTGATCACCGCGCCCGAGGCGCGCGATCCGGCCCTGGCGGACAAGCTCCGCGTCGTCGCCGGGCGGGTGCTGGCATGA
- the fbcH gene encoding Cytochrome b/c1, which yields MTAPGRLNKALDWVDQRLPLVSLMKHSAIDYPTPKNLNYWWNFGSLAGFMLVVMIVTGLFLAMQYTPHVDMAFDSVERIMRDVNYGWLIRYLHMNGASMFFVVVYIHLFRGLYYGSYKPPRELLWWIGLVILLLMMATAFMGYVLPWGQMSLWGATVITNLFSAIPVVGEHIVTLLWGGFSVDNPTLNRFFVLHFLLPFAIFGVVILHVWALHTVKSNNPLGIDVKGPQDVIPFHPYYTVKDLFGVGVFLIVYCAFVFWYPNYLGHPDNYIPANPMVTPPHIVPEWYFLPFYAILRAVPDKLMGVIAMFAAILVLFALPWLDSCKVRSGTFRPWFKVAFWLFVVDCVILGYVGAMPAEGIWIVLGRIASIYYFVHLLVFLPLLSKFEKTRPLPESIGQPVLPGGGGGVSAAGAAKALVLLFAVFLASAPAFAAEGTTLRKQSWSWQGVFGTYDEAQLRRGYQVYREICAACHAMKLVHFRNTQALGFTEDAVKELAASYTVTDGPDDNGDMFERPAVPSDRFPSPFPNENAAKAANGGALPPDLSLIVKAREGGPDHVFSILTGFAPQPPDVELPPGKFYNTAFPGHAISMPPQLPDGAIEFPDGAPNDAEAIARDVTAFLQWAAEPELEERHAMGVKTVLFLFAATALMYALKRRVWAAVH from the coding sequence ATGACTGCTCCCGGACGTCTGAACAAGGCTCTCGACTGGGTCGACCAGAGGTTGCCGCTGGTCTCCCTGATGAAGCACAGCGCGATCGACTATCCGACGCCGAAGAACCTGAACTACTGGTGGAACTTCGGCTCGCTCGCGGGCTTCATGCTGGTGGTGATGATCGTCACCGGGCTGTTCCTGGCGATGCAGTACACGCCGCACGTCGACATGGCGTTCGATTCGGTCGAACGCATCATGCGCGACGTCAACTACGGCTGGCTGATCCGCTATCTTCACATGAACGGCGCGTCGATGTTCTTCGTCGTCGTCTACATCCACCTCTTCCGCGGCCTGTATTACGGCTCCTACAAGCCGCCGCGCGAACTGCTGTGGTGGATCGGCCTGGTGATCCTGCTGCTGATGATGGCGACCGCGTTCATGGGCTACGTGCTGCCGTGGGGGCAGATGAGCCTGTGGGGCGCGACCGTGATCACCAACCTGTTCTCGGCGATCCCGGTGGTGGGCGAGCACATCGTCACCCTCCTGTGGGGCGGCTTCTCGGTCGACAACCCGACGCTCAACCGCTTCTTCGTGCTGCACTTCCTGCTCCCCTTCGCGATCTTCGGGGTGGTGATCCTGCACGTCTGGGCGCTGCACACGGTGAAGTCGAACAATCCGCTCGGCATCGACGTCAAGGGACCGCAGGACGTCATCCCCTTCCACCCGTACTACACGGTGAAGGACCTGTTCGGCGTCGGCGTGTTCCTGATCGTCTACTGCGCGTTCGTGTTCTGGTATCCCAACTACCTCGGCCATCCGGACAACTACATCCCCGCCAACCCGATGGTGACGCCGCCGCACATCGTGCCCGAATGGTACTTCCTGCCGTTCTACGCGATCCTGCGCGCGGTGCCGGACAAGCTGATGGGCGTGATCGCGATGTTCGCCGCGATCCTGGTGCTGTTCGCGCTGCCGTGGCTGGACAGCTGCAAGGTCCGCTCCGGCACCTTCCGGCCGTGGTTCAAGGTGGCGTTCTGGCTGTTCGTGGTCGATTGCGTGATCCTCGGCTACGTCGGCGCGATGCCGGCGGAAGGGATCTGGATCGTGCTCGGGCGGATCGCGTCGATCTACTACTTCGTCCACCTGCTGGTGTTCCTGCCGCTGCTGTCGAAGTTCGAGAAGACCCGGCCGCTGCCCGAGAGCATCGGCCAGCCGGTGCTGCCCGGCGGGGGCGGCGGGGTTTCGGCCGCCGGCGCGGCGAAGGCGCTCGTGCTGCTGTTCGCGGTGTTCCTGGCGTCCGCGCCCGCGTTCGCGGCCGAGGGCACCACGCTGCGCAAGCAGTCGTGGAGCTGGCAGGGGGTGTTCGGCACCTACGACGAGGCGCAGCTGCGCCGCGGCTATCAGGTCTATCGCGAGATCTGCGCCGCCTGCCATGCGATGAAGCTGGTCCACTTCCGCAACACCCAGGCGCTCGGCTTCACCGAGGACGCGGTGAAGGAACTCGCCGCCAGCTACACCGTCACCGACGGGCCGGACGACAACGGCGACATGTTCGAACGCCCGGCCGTGCCGTCGGACCGCTTCCCCTCGCCGTTCCCCAACGAGAACGCCGCGAAGGCCGCCAACGGCGGTGCGCTGCCGCCCGATCTCTCGCTGATCGTCAAGGCGCGCGAGGGTGGGCCGGATCACGTGTTCTCGATCCTCACCGGCTTCGCGCCGCAGCCGCCGGACGTCGAGCTGCCGCCGGGCAAGTTCTACAACACCGCGTTTCCCGGCCACGCGATCTCGATGCCGCCGCAGCTCCCCGACGGCGCGATCGAGTTCCCCGACGGCGCCCCCAACGACGCCGAGGCGATCGCCCGCGACGTCACCGCGTTCCTGCAATGGGCCGCCGAGCCCGAGCTCGAGGAGCGCCACGCGATGGGGGTGAAGACGGTGCTGTTCCTGTTCGCCGCCACCGCGCTGATGTATGCGCTCAAGCGGCGGGTCTGGGCGGCGGTCCACTAG
- the petA gene encoding Ubiquinol-cytochrome c reductase iron-sulfur subunit: MSDHAINETPKTRRDFLFAAATAVGAAGTALAVWPFVDSLNPAADTRALSTVEVDLAPIAAGQAITVKWRGKPVFIRHRTPQEIEAARAVNVSDLRDPQADDARVQKAEWLIMVGVCTHLGCVPLGQKAGDPHGDFGGWFCPCHGSHYDTSGRIRKGPAPANLAVPDYAFLSDTQVRIG; this comes from the coding sequence ATGTCCGACCACGCGATCAACGAGACGCCGAAGACGCGCCGCGACTTCCTGTTCGCCGCCGCCACGGCGGTCGGCGCCGCCGGAACCGCGCTCGCGGTCTGGCCGTTCGTCGACAGTCTCAATCCCGCCGCCGACACCCGCGCCCTCTCCACCGTCGAGGTCGACCTCGCGCCGATCGCGGCGGGGCAGGCGATCACGGTGAAGTGGCGGGGCAAGCCGGTCTTCATCCGCCACCGCACCCCGCAGGAGATCGAGGCGGCGCGCGCGGTGAACGTTTCCGACCTGCGCGATCCGCAGGCCGACGACGCGCGGGTGCAGAAGGCCGAGTGGCTGATCATGGTGGGCGTCTGCACCCACCTCGGCTGCGTGCCGCTGGGGCAGAAGGCGGGCGATCCGCACGGCGACTTCGGCGGCTGGTTCTGCCCCTGCCACGGTTCCCATTACGACACCTCGGGGCGCATCCGCAAGGGACCGGCTCCGGCCAACCTCGCGGTGCCGGACTACGCCTTCCTCAGCGACACTCAGGTTCGCATCGGCTAA
- the trmL gene encoding tRNA (cytidine(34)-2'-O)-methyltransferase gives MRVALYQPDIPQNVAAVARLAACFGVPLDVIGPEGFVWDARRMRRVGMDYLAAAEIVRHPGWESFRAHCAGRLVLLSTRGATPLPGFAFRADDVLLFGRESAGVPEEVHAAAAARVLIPIRAETRSLNLASAAAIALAEALRQTGGFPQAK, from the coding sequence ATGCGCGTCGCCCTCTATCAGCCCGACATTCCCCAGAACGTGGCGGCGGTGGCGCGCCTCGCCGCGTGTTTCGGGGTTCCGCTCGACGTGATCGGGCCGGAGGGCTTCGTCTGGGACGCCCGCCGGATGCGCCGCGTCGGTATGGACTACCTCGCCGCCGCCGAGATCGTCCGTCACCCGGGATGGGAGAGCTTCCGCGCGCACTGCGCCGGGCGGCTGGTGCTGCTTTCGACCCGGGGCGCGACGCCGCTGCCCGGGTTCGCCTTCCGCGCCGACGACGTGCTGCTGTTCGGGCGCGAGAGCGCGGGGGTGCCGGAGGAGGTCCACGCCGCCGCCGCGGCGCGGGTGCTGATTCCGATCCGCGCCGAGACCCGCTCGCTCAACCTCGCGAGCGCGGCGGCGATCGCGCTCGCCGAGGCGCTGCGCCAGACCGGCGGATTTCCTCAGGCGAAGTAG
- a CDS encoding conserved hypothetical protein (Evidence 4 : Homologs of previously reported genes of unknown function), translating into MAKRSVCFVGDELMLGLRDPEGFGWPQRLTRAERDHGHAIVNYVLGVEGDTTRDVARRWRAEAEVRLTGLPAAAVVFCFGVNDQAGDAGGVRVPLPESLYAAEAIVSEAASWRAAFWIGPPPVLASGLVQSGRQGQAMIYDPVRVRGLSQGFAAAAARCGVPYLDLCGALGERYARALAQGNGVVPAADGQAAIAAAVEAWKPWRDWLDHNTAPNLYFA; encoded by the coding sequence ATGGCGAAACGTTCGGTCTGCTTCGTCGGCGACGAACTGATGCTCGGTCTGCGCGACCCGGAAGGGTTCGGCTGGCCGCAGCGGTTGACGCGCGCCGAACGCGACCACGGCCACGCGATCGTCAACTATGTGCTCGGCGTCGAGGGCGACACCACCCGCGACGTCGCGCGGCGCTGGCGCGCCGAGGCGGAGGTGCGGCTCACCGGCCTGCCCGCCGCCGCCGTGGTGTTCTGCTTCGGCGTCAACGATCAGGCGGGCGACGCGGGCGGCGTGCGTGTGCCCTTGCCGGAGAGCCTCTACGCCGCCGAGGCGATCGTTTCCGAGGCCGCGTCGTGGCGCGCGGCGTTCTGGATCGGGCCGCCGCCGGTGCTGGCGAGCGGCCTGGTGCAATCGGGGCGGCAGGGTCAGGCGATGATCTACGACCCGGTGCGGGTGCGCGGCCTGTCGCAGGGGTTCGCCGCCGCCGCGGCGCGCTGCGGCGTGCCCTACCTCGACCTGTGCGGCGCGCTCGGCGAGCGCTATGCGCGAGCGCTCGCGCAGGGCAACGGCGTCGTTCCCGCCGCCGACGGTCAGGCGGCGATCGCCGCCGCGGTCGAGGCCTGGAAGCCCTGGCGCGACTGGCTCGACCACAACACCGCTCCCAACCTCTACTTCGCCTGA
- a CDS encoding tRNA nucleotidyltransferase/poly(A) polymerase: MLPLGQLPPQDWLTQPDTRTVMAALAARGATARFAGGCVRDALLGRPVADVDIAIDVPPEETLALLAAKGIRAVPTGLAHGTVTAVLPGRSFEITTLRRDVETDGRHAVVAFTDDWAADAMRRDLTINALYADADGAVYDYCEGLADLGARRVRFVGDAAARVEEDVLRILRFFRFFGRYGAPPPDVEALAACRRFAPRIAGLSGERIAREMLKILSGPDPAEVILLMRGEGVARQVLPEPFAPGRLRVLSWLETRGLVGLDADPIRRLAALIATLDPIADADRAAALAGRWRLSNRETDRLAGCLAADRPHAGMSRADARRALADCGPETWRDRVLLAWAEYRHGYGAGGPLPGSRGSAAWEALLRLPETAPVPPFPLKGADALALGVPPGPRVGELLRAVEAEWRAEDFAPDRAALLDRLKARAG, from the coding sequence ATGCTTCCGCTCGGCCAACTTCCGCCGCAGGACTGGCTCACCCAACCCGACACCCGCACGGTGATGGCGGCGCTTGCCGCCCGCGGCGCGACCGCGCGCTTCGCCGGGGGGTGCGTGCGCGACGCGTTGCTCGGACGGCCGGTCGCCGACGTCGATATCGCCATCGACGTGCCGCCGGAGGAAACCCTGGCGCTGCTCGCGGCGAAGGGCATCCGCGCCGTGCCCACCGGGCTCGCTCACGGCACGGTGACGGCGGTGCTGCCGGGCCGCAGCTTCGAGATCACCACCCTCCGGCGAGACGTCGAGACCGACGGCCGCCATGCGGTGGTCGCCTTCACCGACGACTGGGCGGCCGACGCGATGCGGCGCGACCTCACCATCAACGCCCTCTATGCCGATGCCGACGGCGCGGTCTATGACTATTGCGAGGGGCTCGCCGACCTGGGCGCGCGGCGGGTGCGCTTCGTCGGCGACGCGGCGGCGCGGGTCGAGGAGGACGTGCTGCGGATTCTCCGTTTCTTCCGCTTCTTCGGCCGCTACGGCGCGCCGCCGCCCGACGTCGAGGCGCTCGCCGCGTGCCGCCGCTTCGCCCCCCGCATCGCCGGTCTCTCGGGCGAGCGGATCGCGCGGGAGATGCTGAAGATCCTCTCGGGCCCCGACCCCGCCGAGGTGATCCTGCTGATGCGCGGCGAGGGCGTGGCGCGGCAGGTGCTGCCGGAGCCTTTCGCGCCGGGGCGGCTGCGGGTGCTGTCGTGGCTCGAAACCCGCGGCCTCGTCGGGCTCGACGCCGATCCGATCCGCCGTCTCGCGGCGCTGATCGCGACTCTCGATCCCATCGCCGACGCCGACCGCGCCGCCGCGCTGGCGGGGCGCTGGCGGCTCTCCAACCGCGAGACCGACCGGCTTGCCGGGTGTCTTGCCGCCGACCGGCCGCATGCCGGGATGAGCCGCGCCGACGCACGCCGCGCGCTCGCCGACTGCGGGCCGGAAACCTGGCGCGACCGCGTGCTGCTCGCCTGGGCGGAATACCGCCACGGCTATGGCGCGGGCGGGCCGTTGCCGGGGTCGCGCGGGTCGGCGGCGTGGGAGGCGCTGCTGCGCCTGCCCGAGACCGCGCCGGTGCCGCCGTTCCCGTTGAAGGGGGCGGATGCGCTCGCTCTCGGGGTGCCGCCCGGGCCGCGCGTCGGCGAACTCTTGCGGGCGGTCGAGGCGGAGTGGCGGGCGGAGGATTTCGCTCCCGACCGCGCCGCGTTGCTCGACCGGCTGAAGGCGCGCGCCGGGTGA
- a CDS encoding conserved hypothetical protein (Evidence 4 : Homologs of previously reported genes of unknown function) has protein sequence MANFILRFVLPFLAPFVAYFAWVSLMRRFGAEREWKHPWHLLFAAGAVCLVAVLAWFALTSGAPAGAVYVPPEWKDGQIVPGHYLPAPPPR, from the coding sequence ATGGCTAATTTCATCCTGCGTTTCGTGCTGCCGTTCCTGGCGCCGTTCGTCGCCTATTTCGCATGGGTCTCGCTGATGCGCCGGTTCGGCGCGGAGCGCGAATGGAAGCACCCGTGGCATCTGCTGTTCGCGGCTGGCGCTGTGTGCCTGGTGGCGGTGCTCGCCTGGTTCGCGCTCACCAGCGGCGCGCCCGCGGGGGCTGTCTACGTGCCGCCGGAGTGGAAGGACGGCCAAATCGTTCCCGGCCATTACCTTCCCGCGCCGCCGCCGCGGTAG
- a CDS encoding hypothetical protein (Evidence 5 : No homology to any previously reported sequences), with amino-acid sequence MEQSAVLRARRNGVADLSVAAIRAKLAALGPSPTLSDIGISDALVAEAEVLSAAPGRESWRPSLDATRPAGVLVPLVARAGALNVLLTRRTDHLHHHAGQISFPGGRKEESDATIEATALREAREEIGLDARLVTVLGVLPQYVTLTRFAITPVVGLVTPPFDLKPDPFEVADIFEVPLAHLVDPAHHERHFREENGRRRGFYAIPYGERFIWGATAGILVNFAALLAGHG; translated from the coding sequence ATGGAGCAATCGGCGGTTCTTCGTGCTCGGCGAAACGGCGTAGCCGATCTTTCGGTCGCGGCGATCCGCGCGAAGCTCGCGGCGCTCGGCCCTTCCCCCACCCTTTCCGACATCGGCATTTCCGACGCCCTGGTGGCGGAGGCCGAGGTGCTTTCGGCCGCGCCCGGGCGCGAATCCTGGCGGCCGAGCCTCGACGCGACGCGCCCCGCGGGGGTGCTGGTGCCGCTGGTGGCGCGTGCGGGCGCCCTCAACGTGCTCCTCACCCGCCGCACCGATCACCTCCACCACCACGCCGGGCAGATTTCCTTCCCCGGCGGCCGCAAGGAAGAGAGCGACGCCACCATCGAGGCCACCGCGCTGCGCGAGGCGCGGGAGGAGATCGGCCTCGACGCGCGGCTGGTGACGGTGCTCGGCGTGCTGCCGCAATACGTGACCCTGACGCGCTTCGCGATCACCCCGGTGGTGGGGCTGGTGACGCCGCCGTTTGATCTCAAGCCCGATCCGTTCGAGGTCGCCGACATCTTCGAGGTGCCGCTCGCTCACCTCGTCGATCCCGCCCATCACGAGCGCCACTTTCGCGAGGAGAACGGCCGCCGTCGCGGATTCTACGCGATTCCCTACGGCGAACGCTTCATCTGGGGCGCGACCGCCGGTATCCTGGTGAACTTCGCGGCTCTGCTGGCGGGTCATGGCTAA
- a CDS encoding conserved hypothetical protein (Evidence 4 : Homologs of previously reported genes of unknown function), whose product MGWSGMVGSDSGEVRRVMAAVAEPVQGQELRIDRRGTWFFNGESFTRKELVCLLASRLRRTQSGGYEVLLPNETRPLPVLVADAPFLAVEVFRSGAGESQTLSFRTNVDRIVALDAEHPLYLAEDPELGEPVPYLVVAEGLSARLSRPVYYELAALGEVGQHDGKEVIGIWSNRRFFVLGETA is encoded by the coding sequence ATGGGTTGGTCGGGGATGGTCGGTTCGGACTCCGGGGAGGTGCGCCGCGTCATGGCGGCGGTGGCCGAGCCCGTTCAGGGCCAGGAGCTGAGGATCGACCGGCGCGGCACCTGGTTCTTCAACGGCGAGTCGTTCACCCGTAAGGAACTGGTGTGCCTGCTGGCTTCGCGCCTGCGGCGGACCCAGTCCGGCGGTTACGAGGTTCTGCTGCCGAACGAGACCCGGCCTCTGCCGGTTCTGGTGGCCGACGCGCCGTTTCTCGCGGTCGAGGTGTTCCGCTCCGGGGCGGGCGAGTCCCAGACCTTGAGCTTCCGCACCAACGTCGACCGCATCGTCGCCCTGGATGCCGAGCATCCGCTCTACCTCGCCGAGGATCCCGAACTCGGCGAGCCGGTGCCTTACCTTGTGGTCGCGGAGGGACTCTCGGCGCGGCTGTCGCGCCCGGTTTACTACGAACTCGCCGCGCTCGGCGAAGTCGGCCAACACGACGGAAAGGAAGTCATCGGCATATGGAGCAATCGGCGGTTCTTCGTGCTCGGCGAAACGGCGTAG